GGACTATCTTATTTGCATTGTCATATTGGACTAATGAAGATTGAACAGCGCATCGCCGAAGGTTTCCCACAGCAGCGACTCGTGGTCGTGCCGACGATGTCAGTTCAACGCTGTAAGGAGCTTCCACTCGTAAACCAGCTGTATATTACGCACATTGGATCCTACCCTTCCGCCCCGGGTCACTATGTAAAACGTGACGGCAGCAAGGAGGTCATTATGATCTATTGCATCAATGGCAGCGGCAGCATCGAGATAGACAATTTTCAACATAAGATGCGAAAGGGACACGCCGCATTGATTCCTCACAACACGCCTCATATCTATCGCAGTAGTCGCAAGGACCCATGGTCCATTTTCTGGATTCACTTCGCCGGCAGTCAAAAGGCACTCGCCATAGAAAGCCTTGGGCTGAGCCGTGCCAAACCGCTCCTCTTTGTCCCCGATTCCGCGAAGGTTCGCAATGCTTTCGAAGACATCTATGCCTGCCTCAAATATCAATATTCGGATGCCGGCCTACTCGCAACGACCAGTGAGCTGATGCGACTGCTAAGTATTCTGAAACTCCATTACGGCGCACCGCAAAAGCAGGAAAACGAAGATCGTATCCTCTCGACCATCGGCTTCATGCAGCAACATGTCCATCTGCAACTCACTCTCGAGGAACTGGCCACACAGGCCGCACTTTCGATTCCCCATTACAGCAAACTTTTCAGGCGATGCACCAGCAAATCTCCAATGGCGTATTTCTCGCAATTGAAAATTCGTAAAGCCTGCGAACTGCTGCAGCAAACCGAAGAACCGGTGCAGCACATTGCACTGCAACTCGGCTACGACGATCCCTTCTATTTCAGCCGCCTATTCAAAAAACTCCAAGGCGTCTCCCCCAGTGAGTATCGAAATCAGCTATTTCAATAGCGATCTCATAGGGCTTCTAAAATAATACTGATATTGTATAAATCTTAAGAAACGTTTGCTGAAGCGTGTATCCATCCTTTACCAACGAATCGTATGACTCTGACCGGGTCTTCCCACCAGTCTCTGATTGAACTCGGACAGAAAGATGCGGCACTCGCACTGTTCATAGACTTAAAGGCATTTGCCGAGCAGAAACTCAATGAAGAGGCGCGTGTTGATTAATTTCGCCATCTCACTACTTCTTTTGCTGGCCTTTGAAGACGATTTTACCGATCTTACTCGTTTACAAATAGAGCGCTTGATCGCTCTGGTTGAGAAAAGTGAAAAAGAAAATGACAAAGTGTGTGCAGGATGAATCTGGCAAAGGAATCCGAGAAGGGTTCATTCGGCAGAGGCTGGCTGTTGTCCCGCCTCAGATCATCAAGCGTTGCCAGGCGCACTCGCTTGTCAGCAACCTGTATATAACCGACATAGGGGAATTTCCTTTAGCGGAAAATCATTACGTATCACGAAAGGAAGCTGTCGCAGAAGCCATTTTGATTTATTGCCTCGATGGATCAGGCGAGGTGACCATTGAGGACCAGTCATACACAGTGAAACCAGGCAATGCTGTTGTTATTCCGCCGAATCAGTCTCATACCTATCGTGCGAGTTCCAATGAGCCATGGTCAATCTTTTGGATCCATTTTGGGGGTGAGCAATTGCCAGAGGTCATGGAATATTTGATTGAAGATAGGAAAACCCCGCTGCTTTTCGTACCGGATCGGCAGATCATGAAGAATGCCTTTGAGGATATATATGTATGTCTGAGCTATAACTACTCAGATGCAGGTTTGCTGGCGATGAGCACGGCACTGATGTCTCTAGTCTCCAAGATTAAATTACACCACAAGGATAATAATCAGGAGGTTCGCAAAATCGAGCAACGAGTCGCAGGCACAATTGCCTTCATGCATGAACACTTGCACATGCATCTGTGTCTTAGAGATTTTGCAAGGCGCGCGGGAATGTCGGGGCAGAATTACTCAAAGCGCTTTAAAGCCAAAACCGGTCAGTCGCCGATGGCCTACTTCATTCAACTTAAAATCCAGAAAGCCTGCCGCTTGTTGATCGAGACAGAGCAAAGCATCGGTGAAATTTCGCAGCAGCTAGGCTACGAAGACCAATATTACTTTAGCCGACAGTTCAAAAAAGTGCAGGGCTGCTCACCAAGTCATTATAGAGGCTCGGTAGGGGAAGACGTTTAGTTATTAAACTTACTCGCTTGGTGATGGCGATCTGCAAGTGCATCAATGATCGTGGTTTAAGTAGTCAGAGTACTGTATAGTCCATCTTGAATTAGTGGATAATTCATGGACGTTAAAAGCGAAATTCTCTATAATATTGCCTTAGTTTTATTCCCTTGTTACTACCTTAAACATAACAATTATGTCTATATACAAAAAAACTCTAACCTACACTTCAGGAGCCTTGCTGTTCTGTGCAACCGCACTGCAAGCCCAACTAAGCATTACCAACGGCGATTTTGAGGCGCAGGTTGTCCCACAGCCCCCAGGTTACGACGAAAATGTCGCAGACTGGTTCCAGTCTCAAACTTCTAGTTTCTACGAATACGTTTATAATCAGCCTAGCGTCGGCGATAACAATAGGTTAATGTTTGAAAACACTGCAGACCATCCGAACTATGTCTATCAGAGCATGGGCACTGTGACTGCCGGCGAAGTAGCGAGTGGTTCAATCCAGTTTTTTGCTGACGCTATTAAACGTAGTGATCGTGATTTTGGCGCAATAGAATTTGAATTATTTTCTGGGACTTTCGCTACACCTGGTAATGGTAATCCTTTGACCGGTTTAAGTTCATTGGGAACATACACGGTGCCAGCGAATACGTTTACTACAGACCCAGGATTTGCTGAAGCTCCTATTATAACTTCAGCATTTGATATCAGTAGTCTCTCGGCCGGCACAGAGGTATGGTTGCAACTAACAGCTCCTATTGCTGGCGGGGGTGTTAATCCAGGCATCGACAATATATCTTTCAGCGTTATCCCAGAGCCAAGCACATATGCTTTTCTTGGAGGTCTTTTAGCATTCGCTTTGGTGATGATTCGCCGCCGCAAGTGACTGGAAATTTAAGAAGAATGGATATGATGTAAACATCATCGTTTCATTACTTCGAAGCTAAAATGTGAGCAAGGGTATACAATGCTCCGTATCTTAAGGGTCTTGAAAAGAGTGTTTTCACCAAGGCCGGTTAGGATTCGAGCATACGAGCCATCGAAGATTCGGTCAAGGATGGTGTGCTGTTCTTGACCGGATCTATCGCTCTTTGCAGTCCATAGTCTCTTAGAATGGAATTCGGATACGAAGACCGACTACGAAGCAAAGCTCGGAGACGAGTTTGATCCCAGAATGGTGAATGGTATGCGCGATTCGCCACGCTGGTTGAAGCCAATGTAATTTCCTAGCTTCAATACATAAACTATGCGAAAAAAAATATTATCCCTGGCACTTCTTTCGTTGGCTGCATGCTCAAGCGGAGTATCAGCTGCGACAATTAATTATGGATCGGCATTTAACATTGTCGATCAGAATTCGGTGGATACGTCTTTCGGGACTATTGAATATGCATACAACTTCTCGTTAGAAGAAACGACTACAGATGTTAATGGTGTTACATTTACCGGAATTCACTTGGATGGTATCAATTCGAGTCCTGACGGTAACATTTCTTATATCACCGGAGGTAGCACTAGTGATGCTTCTGCTACGATTCCAGGAGGTACTAATGCTGGGCTCGCTACATTGCTCGGTGGGGGCACATTTACGGGCGGGAATGCTTCTGCAGAAATTACCCTCAACAACCTTACGATAGGAAACAAATATCAAGTTCAGCTCTTTTCATTCCAAACCAACTCTGGTGAGCAGTTCTCAGTTGACGGCAACTTGCTAGACCCACAATCGGGTACGCTTGGACAAACAATCATAGGAACATTTACCGCCGATGCGGAGACTCAAACTATCAACACTTCGGGAAGCCAGCAGTTCGCGGTCGGTAACGGTCTTGTTCTCGTAAGGGTGCCGGAGCAAAGCAGCTTCGCCGTTGTGGCAGGGTTGTTAACGGTCAGCATCGTCGTTTTTACTCGCCGACGCCGCAGTTAAAGCCAACAAAGCGTCAAGATTTCGTGAGAGTCCCTGCCTTCACCGGCAGGGATTTTTTTGTAGACCGGAGGTATTGCTAAATTGCGATTGGTGCACAGTTTTCTACAATATGTCGGATTAGTAAGCCTCTATAGGGTAACAACAATCGGCCCGAGGTCCAAAGCAGTAAGGTCATTGGTCTGTTACCACGAACAAGTGCCCGCAGGCGTCCACATCGTCATGCTTCCTACATCAATATTGAGCAATCCTCCCTCTAAAAGTGAGGGACTTGGATCTTCGCACTCGGCGTTGTATCTGCTTCCAGATCACCGCAGGCAAATTGTATGCCAGCAAGATAATGCTTGAGCAAGGTAGGATCCCAATAGTGGTGATCATTGTGACCAATACTGGTGTAGAAGACTCGCCCATCTCCAACTTTTTGGATCCAGGCGACTGGAAAGTCATTGTCCTTACGCCTTACTTCACTCTTGGGCACTTCACTTCGCTCTGGATCCAAATTCAGAAGAATACGCAGCTTCTCGCGCGAATACGGCTCTTCAGTGAATTGATAGATTTCTTCGATCATCTCAAACTCTGTTACATCACCAAAGACTGGTTCATTCAGTTCATGCTCAGGATCCTCTACCCGTATCATGACCTTTTGGTTACCAACCCAAGGGTGCCCCCAGAAATAAGCGCCGATGGTATCACCATAACCCTTATGACCATAGCAACTATCCGTTGCCGCGTGAACTCCCACAAGACCACCACCGTTTGCAACGTATTCGACGAGATTCGCAATCAAGCGATCATTGCGCTCTTTAAGAAACGCCCATTCTTCATCAGTAAACTGATCTCGAATCGAACCATGATGCTGGGTATGTTGCGGCATGAAAAAGTCCTGCGTCGTATTCAGCAGCAAAACCGCATCAAAGGTCTTTAGGGCATCTTTTTCAAAATTAGCCGGATCATCGCTCACAACAGCTTCATACGCGCTGGAAGACTCCCCCATTTTCTCCATCGCAAACTTTCCTGTTGGAATCGATCCGTGGCGAAAACCTGCAGTCGCACTATAGACAAGAATTTTTCGCTTCGCCTTTGGTTCAATGATCGGTTCTGTCGGTACATTCTCCAGGATTTTCTTTTTGAAGTCTTCGTGAAGTGGTTTGTCATCATAGGTCGGCTTCCAGTCAATTGCAGAGGCACTTGAGACCACAGTTACAACTAGGAGAGCTTGTGCGATTTTAGGTAATACCATAATGAGTTAGGCTGAGATATAAGGTTACGGTTCCTTGCTGCCACTAAAGATTCAATCTGCAGAACCTACAAAGTAAAGGGAAACATTAGTGACTCCAAACGGCCAAAATGACGCGCATCACTGCGATCCTCAAAAGAACCTCAGGCAATGGCTCCGGTTAATATAATTTCCTAAGGTAAAGTTATAGTGCCGGCTTTGAGCCCTTTTGAATCGACAGTTAAGTTGACTTGTTCCTCTATGACTCGAATCACTGCAAGGCATTTGCCTCCAAAGCTACTGCGCCTCGTGCGTGCCTGCATTTCGTCGAGTGCGGTCAAAGCACCATTGTCGAGCGCAATTACTTCGCCGCCTTCTACTTTAAAATCGAGTTCACGATCTGTGTGCACAACAGGAATCCCGTTGGCATCCAAGAGCTGCACTTCGACATGAATAATATCCCCAGACGACACTGATTCATAGTCAGCCTTTAATTCAATTTGCTCAGGATCCCCCGCTGTCCGTATCTCAAACGAGCAAACTTCTTCTCCGTTACGGATGCCAACGGCACGCAAAGTGCCGGGCTCGTAGGCCACAGAATACCAATTCATTACCCAGTTGCTGAAGTCAGCCAACTTTTGGCGCCCAATTTTTCGACCATTCAAATAGAGATCAAGAAATTCGCAATTAGTATATGTCACCAGATCAAGCTCCGTGCCGTCGGGGTGATTCCAATTCCCCATAATAACAGGCGCACCCCAGTCCTTTGAAAAGTAGGTATCTCTGTCGTAAACCCCTATGTAAACCATAGGTTCATCGGTCCAGAGTGCTTGATATTGATAGAACATGGGGGTGCGAAAGCCTGCAGAATCCAGAAAATGGCCTGGCCAGCAAAAAATTTCCGGCCAACTGAGCGGTCCTTCCGCTGGAATTTCTCCGAGGTATTCGATACCGACCCATAAAAACAGCCCCACATTATGGTCGTTTTCGACCACATCAAACCATGGACTTCGTTCCACATGAGCCCAACGCTCTGTTTCGGTTGAGCCGTAATAAGTGTAACTCTCTGTGCTAATGAAGGCTTTTCCCGGATTACGGTGACCAATGCGTTTCACCCATTGGTCACCATAGTTCATACCGATAAGATCCATATGCTGGGTGGATTCCAATATGTCGTCGACCTTTTGAGTCGGATCCATATCCAAGCCCCGTTCCATCCCAGAGACAACTGGGCGAGTGGGATCGATTGAACGAACAAAGTCGCAATACAACTCAAGT
The Rubellicoccus peritrichatus DNA segment above includes these coding regions:
- a CDS encoding ThuA domain-containing protein; the encoded protein is MVLPKIAQALLVVTVVSSASAIDWKPTYDDKPLHEDFKKKILENVPTEPIIEPKAKRKILVYSATAGFRHGSIPTGKFAMEKMGESSSAYEAVVSDDPANFEKDALKTFDAVLLLNTTQDFFMPQHTQHHGSIRDQFTDEEWAFLKERNDRLIANLVEYVANGGGLVGVHAATDSCYGHKGYGDTIGAYFWGHPWVGNQKVMIRVEDPEHELNEPVFGDVTEFEMIEEIYQFTEEPYSREKLRILLNLDPERSEVPKSEVRRKDNDFPVAWIQKVGDGRVFYTSIGHNDHHYWDPTLLKHYLAGIQFACGDLEADTTPSAKIQVPHF
- a CDS encoding AraC family transcriptional regulator, encoding MTKCVQDESGKGIREGFIRQRLAVVPPQIIKRCQAHSLVSNLYITDIGEFPLAENHYVSRKEAVAEAILIYCLDGSGEVTIEDQSYTVKPGNAVVIPPNQSHTYRASSNEPWSIFWIHFGGEQLPEVMEYLIEDRKTPLLFVPDRQIMKNAFEDIYVCLSYNYSDAGLLAMSTALMSLVSKIKLHHKDNNQEVRKIEQRVAGTIAFMHEHLHMHLCLRDFARRAGMSGQNYSKRFKAKTGQSPMAYFIQLKIQKACRLLIETEQSIGEISQQLGYEDQYYFSRQFKKVQGCSPSHYRGSVGEDV
- a CDS encoding PEP-CTERM sorting domain-containing protein (PEP-CTERM proteins occur, often in large numbers, in the proteomes of bacteria that also encode an exosortase, a predicted intramembrane cysteine proteinase. The presence of a PEP-CTERM domain at a protein's C-terminus predicts cleavage within the sorting domain, followed by covalent anchoring to some some component of the (usually Gram-negative) cell surface. Many PEP-CTERM proteins exhibit an unusual sequence composition that includes large numbers of potential glycosylation sites. Expression of one such protein has been shown restore the ability of a bacterium to form floc, a type of biofilm.); translation: MSIYKKTLTYTSGALLFCATALQAQLSITNGDFEAQVVPQPPGYDENVADWFQSQTSSFYEYVYNQPSVGDNNRLMFENTADHPNYVYQSMGTVTAGEVASGSIQFFADAIKRSDRDFGAIEFELFSGTFATPGNGNPLTGLSSLGTYTVPANTFTTDPGFAEAPIITSAFDISSLSAGTEVWLQLTAPIAGGGVNPGIDNISFSVIPEPSTYAFLGGLLAFALVMIRRRK
- a CDS encoding AraC family transcriptional regulator translates to MKIEQRIAEGFPQQRLVVVPTMSVQRCKELPLVNQLYITHIGSYPSAPGHYVKRDGSKEVIMIYCINGSGSIEIDNFQHKMRKGHAALIPHNTPHIYRSSRKDPWSIFWIHFAGSQKALAIESLGLSRAKPLLFVPDSAKVRNAFEDIYACLKYQYSDAGLLATTSELMRLLSILKLHYGAPQKQENEDRILSTIGFMQQHVHLQLTLEELATQAALSIPHYSKLFRRCTSKSPMAYFSQLKIRKACELLQQTEEPVQHIALQLGYDDPFYFSRLFKKLQGVSPSEYRNQLFQ